The following coding sequences are from one Pocillopora verrucosa isolate sample1 chromosome 5, ASM3666991v2, whole genome shotgun sequence window:
- the LOC131781578 gene encoding zinc finger protein 79-like, which translates to MSDIKTPDDGSFICSECGKTYESLSHLKQHENMHNSEKPFKCNYCKKSFAKSSGLRRHKKLHKAKKDYQCPECDKSYIYLSYLKEHFRIHTGEKPEKCTECDKAFVKRSALVRHKRTHNGQKPYRCDQCDQRFSESGTLKKHKRTHTGARPYKCEHCEKDFKEASTLTVHIRTHTGMLPHKCPMCSKAFNIKRHLKNHIRTHTGEKPEKCSECDKSFADSSSLRRHKKIHSGERPFRCDLCDRRFLDSWGLKKHQRRHTGAKPFQCEHCSKYFGYASSLKYHMGVHTKVLSFQCIA; encoded by the coding sequence ATGTCAGACATCAAGACACCAGATGATGGTTCATTCATTTGCAGTGAATGTGGAAAGACATATGAATCACTGTCACATCTCAAACAACACGAAAATATGCACAATTCTGAGAAACCGTTCAAATGTAATTATTGCAAGAAGTCGTTTGCAAAATCATCAGGCCTCCGTAGACATAAGAAATTACACAAAGCAAAGAAAGACTATCAGTGCCCAGAGTGTGATAAGAGTTATATATATTTAAGTTACCTGAAAGAACACTTTAGAATTCACACAGGGGAAAAGCCAGAAAAATGTACTGAATGTGACAAGGCATTTGTAAAACGTTCAGCTCTTGTGCGCCACAAAAGGACTCACAATGGACAAAAACCTTACAGGTGCGACCAGTGCGATCAGAGGTTCTCAGAAAGTGGAACCcttaaaaaacacaaaaggacTCACACTGGAGCCAGGCCCTACAAGTGTGAACATTGTGAGAAGGATTTTAAGGAGGCTTCAACTCTAACAGTGCATATAAGGACACACACTGGAATGTTACCTCATAAATGTCCAATGTGCAGCAAAGCTTTTAACATCAAACGCCACCTGAAGAACCACATCAGAACTCACACAGGGGAAAAGCCAGAAAAATGCTCTGAATGTGACAAGTCATTTGCAGATAGCTCATCCCTTCGGCGCCATAAAAAGATTCATTCTGGAGAAAGACCTTTCAGGTGTGACCTTTGTGATCGGAGATTCCTTGATAGTTGGGGTCTTAAGAAACACCAAAGAAGACACACTGGTGCCAAGCCGTTTCAATGTGAACATTGTTCTAAATATTTTGGGTATGCATCTTCTCTTAAGTATCACATGGGTGTGCATACCAAAGTGTTGTCCTTTCAATGTATAGCTTGA
- the LOC131781579 gene encoding cyclic GMP-AMP synthase-like receptor — translation MSYIVERFEEKARFINESEAELIREKLEILVRNIVTQVEKHDSRFQSTLVKSGSVYEGTKVREPNEFDFMIQMDSLTNTPLLCPCDKGDGYAKLSLESREWEDFKDADGFFSPNLLSRFFKKLVNKSLDDIKVPEGLAVLRTRPSLFKETWWPVYADLLGESGEESQSGAMYSENHGPATTLYVRWQGGSSYKDLTMSVDLTLSIDYPISKLPVPLAEIPLAEANSILQRCGFHVVPAGLDSWRISFSVVEKEVLASSSDGFQTCYRILKIVRDVVCENLGWDASLVPSYVFKTVLLSQLFTNGHPWEKDRRSQTIIEHLDHVIQGVKAEKIQSCFLRRYNLLSPSDHENKLRQCVLEEMLRVMRGTEMAFSREEARERKLQIRVLEMVDVLDYMISSFLRGKNLSVVWNKVFVNINNVPNARKHGWFTNELTDLNCTELSEKAYFKLIQIWNFTEDFFRKLLTALKGELNLLAQKFKILLFMKKENFERQHMRLTENEVGKVSLHQFALEFIDDSFVDCYVEEENSTLPNLHKAIRPEFKSSGFFQGVAEVATREGSSRGLAQLKQQLKQYLFKVPEEYLMDGIVDYVRHIIVHAKEVLKLKLEHVSIPELDLD, via the coding sequence ATGTCGTACATTGTGGAGAGATTTGAAGAAAAGGCTAGGTTTATAAACGAAAGCGAAGCCGAATTGATTCGAGAGAAACTCGAAATCCTCGTAAGAAACATCGTAACCCAGGTGGAAAAGCACGACAGCCGATTTCAGAGTACATTGGTCAAAAGCGGAAGCGTTTACGAAGGAACCAAAGTTCGTGAGCCAAATGAgtttgacttcatgattcaaaTGGATTCTCTTACGAACACGCCATTACTTTGTCCCTGTGACAAAGGCGATGGATATGCGAAGCTCTCCCTCGAAAGCCGTGAATGGGAAGACTTTAAAGATGCCGATGGCTTTTTCAGTCCAAATCTGCTGTCCCGCTTCTTCAAGAAGCTTGTGAATAAATCGCTTGACGATATCAAAGTACCTGAAGGTTTGGCCGTACTACGAACGAGACCATCATTATTTAAAGAAACGTGGTGGCCTGTGTATGCAGATCTGCTCGGAGAAAGTGGCGAAGAAAGCCAATCTGGTGCTATGTACTCGGAAAATCATGGTCCAGCTACAACACTTTATGTACGGTGGCAAGGAGGAAGTAGTTACAAGGATTTAACGATGAGTGTTGATCTAACACTGTCCATAGATTACCCCATATCCAAACTCCCTGTTCCGTTGGCAGAAATTCCTTTGGCCGAGGCGAATAGCATTCTTCAGAGGTGCGGATTTCACGTCGTTCCCGCGGGACTTGACAGTTGGCGCATTTCGTTTTCTGTGGTCGAGAAAGAAGTTCTGGCATCTTCTTCTGACGGCTTCCAAACGTGCTACCGAATACTGAAAATCGTGAGAGATGTTGTGTGTGAGAATCTTGGATGGGATGCATCTCTGGTTCCGTCGTACGTGTTCAAGACAGTTCTTCTTTCTCAGCTGTTCACGAATGGTCATCCCTGGGAGAAGGATCGTCGCTCCCAAACGATAATCGAACATTTGGATCACGTTATCCAAGGTGTGAAAGCGGAAAAGATTCAGAGTTGCTTTCTGAGGAGGTACAACCTGCTTTCTCCATCCGATCACGAGAACAAGCTGCGCCAGTGTGTCTTGGAGGAAATGCTGCGTGTGATGAGAGGAACAGAAATGGCCTTTTCTAGGGAAGAAGctagagaaagaaaactgcagATAAGGGTCTTGGAAATGGTTGATGTCCTCGACTACATGATCTCGTCTTTTCTTCGTGGAAAGAATCTTTCTGTTGTCTGGAATAAAGTGTTTGTCAACATCAACAACGTCCCAAACGCTAGAAAGCATGGTTGGTTCACGAATGAGCTTACCGACCTTAACTGCACAGAGCTTAGTGAGAAAGCTTATTTCAAGTTGATTCAGATATGGAATTTCACGGAAGATTTCTTCAGGAAATTATTAACCGCACTCAAAGGGGAACTGAACTTATTGGCTCAGAAGTTTAAGATCTTACTTTTTATGAAGAAAGAGAACTTCGAGCGTCAACATATGCGTTtaacagaaaatgaagttgGAAAAGTGTCCCTCCATCAATTTGCCTTGGAGTTTATAGATGATAGTTTTGTTGACTGTTACGTCGAGGAAGAAAACTCAACTTTGCCAAACCTTCATAAAGCAATCCGTCCTGAATTTAAATCATCAGGTTTCTTCCAGGGTGTTGCTGAAGTGGCAACGAGAGAGGGCAGTAGCAGAGGCCTTGCTCAGCTGAAACAGCAATTAAAGCAGTACCTTTTCAAGGTCCCTGAGGAGTACCTCATGGACGGCATTGTTGACTATGTCAGGCACATAATTGTTCATGCCAAAGAAGTATTGAAACTTAAACTTGAGCATGTCTCAATTCCAGAGTTGGATCTAGATTAG
- the LOC131781599 gene encoding survival of motor neuron-related-splicing factor 30-like gives MADARELQANLTEYRAQFRQVEAALTTDPDNDELIKLKQDLQEVINLTLDLLKVNEKTVIPSAAFKWKVGQKCQAVWSQDGSYYDATIDSISEDFTTCTVSFEKYGNTEIVKVSSLREKEQADSSAPKRVAETSIMAAPSTSKKSRANEDALREQKKKKMMKKKQRAKEIEEQREKDKQNWLDFFHNSKGGGSSKSGKSLKGVSKKSIFASPESIQGKVGVGTCGIGGQPMTQFTQPDKLVYKR, from the exons ATGGCGGATGCGAGAGAATTACAAGCGAATCTTACCGAATATCGTGCTCAGTTCAGACAG GTCGAAGCCGCGCTGACGACGGATCCAGATAATGACGAACTCATCAAGCTGAAACAAGATTTACAG GAGGTGATAAATCTTACATTAGATCTTCTGAAGGTGAACGAG AAAACTGTCATTCCCTCGGCTGCCTTCAAATGGAAAGTTGGACAAAAATGTCAAGCTGTGTGGAGTCAGGATGGAAG ttaCTATGATGCAACTATCGATAGTATATCAGAAGACTTCACAACATGCAcagtttcatttgaaaaatatggaaatacAGAAATTGTAAAG GTTTCATCACTAAGAGAAAAAGAACAAGCTGATTCCTCCGCACCTAAAAGGGTGGCTGAAACTAGCATTATGGCTGCACCAAGCACTTCAAAGAAATCTAG GGCCAATGAGGATGCTCTTCGtgaacagaaaaagaagaaaatgatgaaaaagaaacaaagagccAAG GAAATTGAagaacaaagggaaaaagaCAAACAGAACTGGTTGGATTTCTTCCATAATTCAAAA GGAGGTGGATCCAGCAAATCTGGAAAGAGTCTAAAGGGTGTGTCAAAAAAGAGCATTTTTGCCTCCCCAGAATCAATACAGGGAAAG GTTGGTGTTGGAACATGTGGAATCGGGGGACAACCCATGACGCAGTTCACACAGCCAGACAAACTTGTTTACAAGAGATGA
- the LOC136281142 gene encoding uncharacterized protein, which yields MESICDVETPEGLSIYRAPQDESEGRLWLLFRGILCDSGQENASGVTYSETHGPSTILDIHWKGGTTYDNLKVNVDLTPAIDLPISSLPVQPITDVRPEVQPKIQGILQKTGFHVVPAGFDEWRVSFSKAEKEILATSPDGFKACYKVLKVLRDDVSMNLGLRTSLLPSHLFKTVLLYQLFTKDVHAWEKEFRSQMIIGVLELVLQAIKQEKLPSFFIPSSLLLSKAHENRSRECLVEDMLNEVKGSKMANSLMDVEEKKQQVKILLLIELLEYIFACLKVRKNPTNVWKMMFANIDSVPGSRTASEKFDVSWIDIIDVTVTELRPAAYRNLKKIWNILEAFVLLLFAVLQGEDKQLAQKYLFSISEKKKKFEAEQPHLSKEEVRPVGVCELVSDWIFVHVVKKYMDNDDTTLPSTHKILPPEFCLPDGSPFQAIADIALDKGSKEGLAIFEKVLNEYLSGIQGIVCTFKGSAET from the coding sequence ATGGAATCAATCTGTGATGTGGAAACTCCTGAAGGATTGAGCATTTACAGAGCTCCCCAGGACGAGTCGGAGGGACGTTTGTGGCTCCTGTTTCGTGGAATACTTTGTGACAGTGGCCAGGAAAATGCATCTGGTGTCACATACTCCGAAACGCATGGACCATCGACGATCCTCGATATTCATTGGAAAGGGGGTACAACTTATGACAACTTGAAAGTGAATGTGGACTTGACGCCAGCTATCGACCTGCCCATATCCAGTCTTCCCGTTCAGCCCATAACTGATGTACGCCCCGAAGTACAGCCTAAAATTCAAGGAATTCTACAGAAGACTGGATTCCATGTCGTTCCTGCTGGGTTTGACGAGTGGCGCGTCTCATTTTCTAAGGCTGAGAAAGAAATTCTGGCCACTTCCCCTGACGGTTTTAAAGCATGTTACAAAGTCCTAAAAGTCTTACGAGATGACGTGTCTATGAATCTGGGATTGAGGACCTCCTTGTTACCATCGCACTTATTTAAGACTGTTCTCTTGTACCAGTTGTTCACCAAAGATGTCCATGCCTGGGAGAAGGAGTTCCGATCTCAAATGATCATCGGTGTTTTGGAGCTCGTTTTGCAAGCAATAAAGCAGGAAAAGCTTCCAAGTTTCTTCATTCCCTCATCTCTACTGCTATCCAAGGCACATGAGAACAGATCGCGGGAATGTCTCGTGGAAGACATGCTCAACGAAGTGAAGGGCTCCAAAATGGCCAACTCATTGATGGACgttgaagagaaaaaacaacagGTGAAGATTTTACTACTAATTGAGTTGTTGGAGTACATATTTGCGTGCCTTAAAGTTAGAAAGAATCCAACTAATGTTTGGAAAATGATGTTTGCCAACATCGACAGCGTACCTGGATCTCGCACCGCTTCAGAAAAATTTGACGTCAGTTGGATCGATATCATAGACGTGACCGTCACAGAACTTCGCCCAGCCGCCTAcaggaatttaaagaaaatatggaACATTTTGGAAGCCTTTGTACTGCTTTTGTTTGCCGTTCTTCAAGGTGAGGATAAACAACTGGCTCAAAAATACCTATTCTCCATCtcagagaagaagaagaaattcgAGGCCGAGCAGCCacacctgtctaaagaggaaGTTCGACCGGTAGGAGTTTGTGAACTTGTAAGCGACTGGATTTTCGTCCATGTCgttaaaaaatacatggatAACGACGATACGACTTTGCCAAGTACACACAAAATACTTCCTCCTGAATTCTGTCTGCCAGATGGCAGTCCTTTTCAAGCAATTGCAGACATAGCCTTGGACAAGGGCAGCAAAGAGGGACTGGCTATTTTCGAGAAAGTTCTCAACGAGTACTTATCAGGGATTCAAGGAATTGTTTGTACATTCAAAGGAAGCGCTGAAACGTAA